In one window of Dokdonia sp. PRO95 DNA:
- the rpoC gene encoding DNA-directed RNA polymerase subunit beta', with product MARNNDNVQQPKFNAISIGLASPESILGASRGEVLKPETINYRTHKPERDGLFCERIFGPVKDYECACGKYKRIRYKGIVCDRCGVEVTEKKVRRDRVGHINLVVPVAHIWYFRSLPNKIGYLLGLPSKKLDMIIYYERYVVIQPGIAKSEEGEELNKMDFLTEEEYLNILDSLPQENLYLDDEDPNKFIAKMGAECLIDLLKRIDLDELSYELRHKANNETSKQRKTEALKRLQVVEALRDSNKNRENHPEWMIMKVVPVIPPELRPLVPLDGGRFATSDLNDLYRRVIIRNNRLKRLMEIKAPEVILRNEKRMLQESVDSLFDNTRKSSAVKTDSNRPLKSLSDSLKGKQGRFRQNLLGKRVDYSARSVIVVGPELKLFECGIPKGMAAELYKPFVIRKLIERGIVKTVKSAKKIIDKKEPVVWDILENVLKGHPILLNRAPTLHRLGIQAFQPKLIEGKAIQLHPLVCTAFNADFDGDQMAVHLPLGPEAILEAQLLMLASHNILNPANGAPVAVPSQDMVLGLYYMTKARKSTPEFHVKGEGITFYSAEEVNIAYNEKRVDINAIIKIRAKDFNENKELVYKVIETTVGRVLFNEAVPEEAGYINEVLTKKSLRDIIGGILKVTSVPVTADFLDRIKTMGYGFAFRGGLSFSLGDIIIPDEKHGMIDEANEQVEGITGSYNMGLITNTERYNQVIDVWTSTNATLTELSMKRIREDQQGFNSVYMMLDSGARGSKEQIRQLTGMRGLMAKPKKSNDGGGAIIENPILSNFKEGLSILEYFISTHGARKGLADTALKTADAGYLTRRLVDVSQDVIINSTDCGTLRGVEVAALKKNEEVIESLSARIIGRTSLNDVINPLTNEVIVEAGAEIDEDIAELIGAAPIETVEVRSALTCEAKKGICVKCYGRNLATNKTVQMGEAVGVVAAQSIGEPGTQLTLRTFHVGGVAGGVSEDSSVTAKFPGLLEIEDLKTVTGQDSEGNDVQIVISRTSEAKVSDPKTGITLSTNTIPYGSQIFASSGDKVKEGDVICKWDPFNGVVISEFAGKIKFESIEQGITYRVETDEQTGFQEKVISESRDKKKIPTLIIEDSKGNALRSYNLPVGAHLMIDDGDKIKEGKILVKIPRRSAKAGDITGGLPRVTELFEARNPSNPAVVSEIDGVVSFGKIKRGNREIIVESKLGEIKKYLVKLSNQILVQENDYVRAGMPLSDGSVTPNDILNIKGPSAVQQYLVNEVQEVYRLQGVKINDKHFEVVVRQMMRKVRIQDPGDTIFLENQLVHKADFIEENDAMYGMKVVEDAGESERLKPGQLVSPRELRDENSLLRREDKNQVTARDVSPATASPILQGITRASLQTKSFISAASFQETTKVLNEAAVSGKIDYLEGLKENVIVGHKIPAGTGMRRYDNILVGSKEDLENMMAEKQEVNYN from the coding sequence ATGGCAAGAAATAATGACAATGTACAACAGCCGAAGTTTAATGCTATCTCGATTGGTCTTGCGTCTCCAGAATCTATTCTAGGAGCATCAAGAGGAGAAGTTTTAAAGCCGGAAACAATAAACTACCGTACGCACAAGCCAGAGCGTGACGGGCTGTTCTGTGAGCGTATTTTTGGTCCTGTAAAGGACTATGAGTGTGCTTGTGGTAAATATAAAAGAATACGCTACAAGGGAATCGTATGTGATCGTTGTGGTGTTGAAGTAACAGAAAAGAAAGTACGTCGTGATCGCGTGGGGCACATTAATCTTGTGGTTCCAGTTGCACACATATGGTACTTTAGATCGTTACCTAACAAAATAGGTTACTTACTTGGTCTGCCTTCTAAGAAATTAGATATGATCATTTACTATGAGCGTTATGTGGTTATACAACCAGGTATTGCAAAGAGTGAAGAAGGTGAGGAGCTTAACAAGATGGATTTCTTAACTGAAGAGGAGTACTTAAACATACTTGACAGTTTACCACAAGAAAACCTATACCTTGATGACGAGGATCCAAACAAGTTTATCGCCAAAATGGGTGCTGAGTGTTTGATCGATCTTCTTAAAAGGATAGATCTTGATGAACTATCTTACGAGTTACGTCATAAAGCTAATAACGAAACGTCTAAACAACGTAAAACGGAAGCGCTTAAACGTCTTCAAGTTGTAGAAGCTCTTCGTGATTCAAATAAGAACCGTGAGAATCATCCAGAGTGGATGATTATGAAAGTTGTTCCAGTAATTCCACCAGAATTACGCCCACTAGTGCCACTAGATGGAGGACGCTTTGCAACATCGGATTTAAATGACCTTTATCGTCGTGTAATTATACGTAACAACCGTCTTAAGAGATTGATGGAAATCAAAGCTCCAGAGGTTATCTTACGTAATGAAAAGCGTATGCTACAGGAGTCTGTAGATTCACTTTTTGATAACACGCGTAAGTCATCTGCAGTAAAAACAGATTCTAACAGACCATTAAAGTCTCTATCTGATTCTTTAAAAGGTAAGCAAGGGCGTTTCCGTCAGAACTTACTTGGTAAGCGTGTGGATTATTCAGCACGTTCTGTAATTGTTGTTGGACCTGAGCTTAAATTGTTTGAGTGTGGTATTCCTAAAGGAATGGCTGCAGAGCTTTATAAGCCATTTGTAATCCGTAAGCTTATTGAGCGTGGGATTGTAAAGACAGTAAAATCTGCAAAGAAAATAATAGATAAGAAAGAGCCAGTGGTTTGGGATATTTTAGAGAATGTTCTTAAAGGACATCCTATCCTCCTTAACCGTGCTCCTACGCTTCACCGTTTAGGTATACAGGCATTTCAGCCTAAGCTTATTGAAGGTAAAGCAATACAGTTACACCCATTAGTATGTACAGCATTTAACGCCGATTTTGATGGTGACCAGATGGCAGTACACTTACCACTTGGGCCAGAGGCGATACTTGAGGCGCAGTTATTAATGCTTGCTTCTCACAATATCTTAAACCCTGCAAATGGTGCTCCAGTAGCAGTACCTTCTCAGGATATGGTATTAGGTCTTTACTATATGACAAAGGCCAGAAAGTCAACTCCAGAGTTTCATGTAAAAGGAGAAGGAATCACTTTCTACTCTGCAGAAGAGGTGAATATTGCCTACAATGAAAAGCGTGTAGACATTAATGCTATCATTAAAATACGTGCTAAGGATTTTAATGAAAATAAAGAGCTTGTTTATAAAGTAATCGAGACTACTGTAGGTCGTGTATTATTTAACGAAGCAGTGCCAGAAGAAGCTGGATATATTAACGAAGTATTGACTAAAAAGTCGCTTCGTGATATCATTGGTGGTATTCTTAAAGTAACAAGTGTACCTGTAACTGCAGACTTCCTTGACCGTATTAAAACTATGGGATATGGATTTGCATTCCGTGGAGGATTATCATTCTCACTTGGTGATATTATTATCCCAGATGAGAAGCATGGTATGATAGACGAAGCAAATGAGCAGGTAGAGGGTATTACAGGATCTTATAATATGGGTCTTATTACTAATACAGAGCGTTATAACCAAGTTATTGATGTTTGGACATCAACAAACGCCACTCTTACAGAGCTTTCTATGAAGCGTATCCGTGAGGATCAACAAGGGTTTAACTCGGTGTATATGATGCTTGACTCAGGAGCACGTGGATCTAAGGAGCAGATACGTCAGCTTACTGGTATGCGTGGTCTTATGGCAAAACCTAAAAAATCTAACGATGGAGGTGGTGCTATTATTGAAAACCCTATTCTTTCTAACTTTAAGGAAGGTCTTTCAATTCTTGAATACTTTATCTCAACGCACGGTGCACGTAAAGGTCTTGCAGATACCGCCCTTAAAACGGCAGATGCAGGTTACTTAACACGTCGTCTAGTAGATGTATCACAAGATGTTATTATTAACAGTACAGATTGTGGTACGTTAAGAGGAGTAGAAGTAGCAGCTCTTAAGAAAAATGAAGAGGTTATTGAATCTCTAAGTGCGCGTATTATAGGTCGTACTTCTCTTAATGATGTTATCAACCCACTTACTAACGAAGTGATCGTTGAAGCAGGAGCAGAGATAGATGAGGATATAGCAGAACTTATAGGCGCTGCGCCAATAGAAACTGTAGAAGTACGTTCTGCGCTTACTTGTGAGGCTAAGAAAGGTATTTGTGTAAAATGTTATGGTCGTAACCTAGCAACCAATAAAACGGTGCAAATGGGTGAGGCTGTAGGAGTAGTAGCAGCACAGTCTATTGGAGAACCAGGTACACAACTTACACTTCGTACGTTCCACGTAGGAGGGGTAGCAGGAGGTGTGTCTGAGGATTCTAGTGTAACAGCTAAATTCCCTGGACTACTTGAGATCGAAGATCTTAAAACTGTAACTGGTCAAGATAGCGAAGGAAACGATGTTCAAATCGTAATCTCTCGTACTTCTGAGGCAAAAGTATCTGATCCTAAAACTGGTATTACCTTAAGTACAAATACAATTCCTTATGGTTCACAAATATTTGCCAGCTCTGGTGATAAAGTGAAAGAAGGAGATGTAATCTGTAAGTGGGATCCATTTAACGGTGTAGTTATTTCAGAATTTGCAGGAAAAATTAAGTTTGAGTCTATTGAGCAAGGTATCACTTACCGTGTTGAAACAGATGAGCAAACAGGTTTCCAAGAGAAAGTAATATCTGAATCTAGAGATAAGAAAAAAATACCAACATTAATCATTGAGGATAGCAAAGGAAACGCGCTACGTTCTTACAACTTACCAGTAGGAGCTCACCTTATGATTGATGATGGAGATAAGATTAAAGAAGGTAAGATTCTTGTAAAAATACCTCGTAGGTCTGCAAAGGCTGGCGATATTACAGGGGGTCTTCCACGTGTAACTGAATTGTTTGAAGCACGTAACCCATCTAACCCAGCAGTAGTATCTGAGATAGACGGTGTTGTTTCATTCGGAAAAATCAAACGTGGTAACCGTGAGATAATCGTAGAGTCTAAGCTTGGAGAAATCAAAAAGTACTTAGTGAAGTTATCTAATCAGATTCTTGTGCAAGAAAATGATTATGTACGCGCAGGTATGCCACTTTCTGATGGATCTGTGACACCTAATGATATTCTTAATATCAAAGGGCCGTCTGCAGTACAGCAGTACCTAGTTAACGAAGTACAAGAAGTATATCGTTTACAAGGGGTGAAGATTAATGATAAGCACTTTGAAGTTGTTGTGCGCCAGATGATGCGTAAAGTACGTATACAAGATCCAGGAGATACTATCTTCCTAGAGAATCAACTGGTACACAAAGCAGATTTCATTGAAGAAAATGATGCAATGTACGGTATGAAAGTCGTAGAAGATGCAGGAGAATCTGAGAGACTTAAACCAGGTCAATTAGTTTCACCTCGTGAACTTCGCGATGAGAATTCTTTACTTAGAAGAGAAGATAAGAATCAAGTTACAGCTCGTGATGTAAGTCCAGCTACAGCTTCTCCTATCCTTCAGGGTATTACAAGAGCATCGTTACAGACTAAGTCATTTATCTCTGCAGCATCATTCCAAGAGACAACTAAAGTATTAAACGAAGCTGCTGTAAGCGGTAAGATTGATTACTTAGAAGGTCTTAAGGAAAATGTAATTGTAGGTCACAAAATTCCAGCAGGAACGGGAATGCGTCGTTACGATAATATACTCGTGGGAAGCAAAGAAGATCTTGAGAATATGATGGCTGAAAAGCAAGAAGTAAATTACAACTAG
- the rpoB gene encoding DNA-directed RNA polymerase subunit beta — protein sequence MMQDAKQGERISFSSVKNRPDYPDFLDIQVKSFQDFFQLETKSDERGDEGLYNTFLENFPITDTRNNFVLEFLDYFVDPPRYSIQECIERGLTYSVPLKARLKLYCTDEEHEDFETIVQDVYLGTIPYMTPSGTFVINGAERVVVSQLHRSPGVFFGQSFHANGTKLYSARVIPFKGSWIEFATDINSVMYAYIDRKKKLPVTTLFRAIGFERDKDILEIFDLAEEVKVSKTGLKKYLGRKLAARVLNTWHEDFVDEDTGEVVSIERNEIVLDRDTVLEKEHVEEILEAGAKTVLLHKEDNQQADYAIIHNTLQKDPTNSEKEAVEHIYRQLRNAEPPDEETARGIIDKLFFSDQRYNLGEVGRYRMNKKLGLDIEMDKQVLTKLDIITIIKYLIELINAKAEIDDIDHLSNRRVRTVGEQLSAQFGVGLARMARTIRERMNVRDNEVFTPIDLINAKTLSSVINSFFGTNQLSQFMDQTNPLAEITHKRRLSALGPGGLSRERAGFEVRDVHYTHYGRLCPIETPEGPNIGLISSLAVYAKVNNMGFIETPYRKVENGKIDLKSEPLYLSAEEEEGMLIAQANNPMDDSGSITEEKVIARMEGDFPVVDPDTVHYADVSPNQIASISASLIPFLEHDDANRALMGSNMMRQAVPLIMADAPIVGTGLERQVATDSRVLINAEGAGTVEYVDANMITIKYDRTEDERLVSFDEDSKSYNLIKFRKTNQGTNINLKPIVKVGDRVEKGQVLCQGYATEKGELALGRNMKVAFMPWKGYNFEDAIVISEKVVRDDIFTSIHIDEYSLDVRDTKLGNEELTNDIPNVSEEATKDLDEHGMIRIGAEVKPGDILIGKITPKGESDPTPEEKLLRAIFGDKAGDVKDASLKASPSLHGVVINKKLFARAIKDKRKRAKDKEDIAVLENQYDDKFDDLQAVVIEKLFKLVNGKTAQGVMNDLGEEVLPKGKKFTLKMLNSVEDYTHLTQGTWTTDDKTNALIADLLHNYKIKENDLQGNLRREKFTISVGDELPAGIIKLAKVYIAKKRKLKVGDKMAGRHGNKGIVARIVRQEDMPFLEDGTPVDIVLNPLGVPSRMNIGQIYETVLGWAGQKLGRTYATPIFDGATLDQINALTDEAGIPRFGHTYLYDGGTGDRFDQPATVGVIYMLKLGHMVDDKMHARSIGPYSLITQQPLGGKAQFGGQRFGEMEVWALEAYGASATLREILTVKSDDVIGRAKTYESIVKGEPMPEPGLPESFNVLMHELKGLGLDIRLEEK from the coding sequence ATGATGCAAGATGCAAAACAAGGAGAAAGAATCAGTTTCTCATCGGTAAAGAATAGACCTGATTATCCAGACTTTTTGGATATTCAAGTAAAGTCTTTCCAAGATTTTTTCCAGCTGGAAACAAAGTCTGATGAGAGAGGTGATGAGGGTCTTTATAATACTTTTCTCGAGAACTTCCCAATTACAGATACTCGTAACAACTTTGTACTCGAGTTTTTAGATTATTTCGTTGACCCACCAAGATACTCTATACAAGAGTGTATTGAGCGAGGTCTTACATATAGTGTGCCTTTAAAAGCACGTCTGAAATTATACTGTACTGACGAAGAGCACGAGGATTTTGAAACTATTGTACAAGATGTATATCTAGGTACAATTCCATACATGACTCCTAGCGGAACATTTGTGATCAATGGCGCAGAGCGTGTTGTTGTTTCTCAACTACACCGTTCACCTGGAGTTTTCTTTGGACAATCGTTCCACGCAAATGGAACAAAATTATATTCTGCCCGAGTAATTCCTTTTAAAGGATCTTGGATAGAATTTGCGACAGATATTAATAGCGTTATGTACGCATATATCGATCGTAAAAAGAAATTACCTGTTACTACACTTTTCCGTGCAATCGGTTTTGAAAGAGATAAAGACATTCTTGAAATCTTTGACCTTGCAGAAGAAGTAAAAGTTTCTAAAACAGGATTAAAAAAATATTTAGGTCGTAAGCTTGCTGCACGTGTTCTTAATACGTGGCATGAAGACTTCGTAGATGAAGATACTGGTGAAGTTGTTTCTATCGAGCGTAACGAGATTGTGCTTGATCGTGATACTGTATTAGAAAAAGAGCATGTAGAAGAAATTCTTGAAGCTGGAGCTAAGACTGTATTACTTCACAAAGAAGATAATCAGCAGGCAGATTATGCGATTATTCATAATACATTACAAAAAGATCCAACAAACTCTGAAAAAGAGGCTGTTGAACACATTTATAGACAACTACGTAATGCTGAACCGCCAGATGAGGAAACAGCACGTGGTATTATTGATAAATTATTCTTCTCAGATCAACGTTACAACTTAGGTGAGGTAGGTCGCTATAGAATGAACAAGAAATTAGGTCTTGATATTGAGATGGATAAGCAGGTGCTTACTAAGCTTGATATTATTACTATTATTAAGTATTTAATTGAGTTAATTAATGCAAAAGCAGAGATTGACGATATTGATCACTTATCAAACCGTCGTGTACGTACAGTTGGTGAGCAATTATCTGCACAGTTTGGTGTAGGTCTTGCACGTATGGCTCGTACTATTCGTGAGCGTATGAACGTTCGTGATAATGAAGTTTTTACTCCTATTGACTTGATTAATGCTAAGACGTTGTCTTCTGTTATTAATTCATTCTTTGGAACAAACCAGTTATCACAATTTATGGATCAAACCAATCCTCTTGCAGAGATAACGCACAAGCGTCGTCTTTCTGCTCTTGGACCTGGAGGTCTATCTCGTGAGCGTGCTGGATTTGAGGTACGTGATGTTCACTATACTCACTACGGAAGACTATGTCCTATTGAAACACCAGAGGGGCCAAACATTGGTCTTATATCATCTCTTGCAGTTTATGCAAAGGTGAATAATATGGGATTCATTGAGACTCCATATAGGAAGGTAGAAAACGGTAAAATCGATTTAAAATCTGAACCACTTTATTTAAGTGCAGAGGAGGAAGAAGGGATGTTAATTGCACAAGCAAACAACCCGATGGATGACAGCGGATCAATTACTGAAGAAAAAGTAATTGCTCGAATGGAAGGTGATTTTCCTGTAGTAGACCCAGATACGGTACACTATGCAGATGTCTCTCCTAACCAGATTGCATCTATATCTGCATCTCTTATTCCATTCTTGGAACATGATGATGCAAACCGTGCACTGATGGGATCAAACATGATGCGCCAGGCAGTACCACTTATTATGGCAGATGCGCCTATAGTGGGAACAGGTCTGGAACGTCAAGTAGCTACAGATTCTAGAGTACTTATTAACGCAGAAGGAGCGGGTACTGTTGAGTATGTAGATGCAAACATGATTACTATCAAATATGATCGTACGGAAGATGAGCGTCTAGTTAGTTTTGACGAAGATTCTAAATCATATAACCTTATAAAGTTCCGTAAAACTAACCAAGGAACAAATATCAACTTGAAGCCTATTGTAAAAGTAGGTGATAGAGTAGAAAAAGGCCAAGTACTATGTCAAGGGTATGCTACCGAGAAAGGGGAGCTTGCACTAGGACGTAACATGAAGGTTGCCTTCATGCCTTGGAAAGGATATAACTTTGAGGATGCAATTGTAATATCTGAAAAGGTAGTACGTGATGATATCTTTACTTCTATTCACATTGATGAGTATTCTCTTGATGTGCGTGATACTAAGTTAGGTAATGAAGAGCTTACTAATGATATCCCTAACGTTTCTGAGGAAGCTACTAAGGATCTTGATGAGCACGGAATGATCCGCATAGGAGCAGAGGTAAAACCTGGAGATATATTAATAGGTAAGATTACTCCAAAAGGAGAGTCTGATCCTACTCCAGAAGAAAAACTTTTACGTGCCATTTTTGGAGACAAAGCAGGTGATGTAAAAGATGCTTCACTTAAAGCTTCTCCATCTTTACACGGTGTGGTTATCAATAAGAAATTGTTTGCAAGAGCAATAAAAGATAAGCGTAAGCGTGCAAAAGATAAGGAGGACATCGCTGTTCTTGAAAATCAATATGATGATAAGTTTGATGATTTACAGGCGGTAGTAATTGAAAAATTATTTAAGCTAGTAAATGGTAAAACTGCTCAAGGTGTTATGAATGACTTAGGTGAAGAAGTTCTTCCTAAAGGAAAGAAATTCACACTTAAGATGCTTAACTCTGTAGAAGATTACACGCACCTTACACAAGGAACGTGGACTACAGATGATAAGACTAATGCACTTATAGCAGACTTATTACACAACTATAAGATTAAAGAAAACGATTTACAAGGAAACTTACGTCGTGAGAAATTTACAATCTCAGTAGGAGATGAGTTACCAGCTGGTATCATCAAACTTGCTAAGGTTTATATTGCTAAAAAACGTAAGCTTAAAGTAGGAGATAAAATGGCAGGACGTCACGGTAACAAAGGTATTGTTGCACGTATCGTTCGTCAAGAAGATATGCCTTTCCTTGAGGATGGAACTCCAGTAGATATCGTTCTTAACCCACTTGGTGTACCATCTCGTATGAACATTGGGCAGATTTATGAAACGGTACTAGGATGGGCTGGTCAAAAATTAGGAAGAACCTATGCGACGCCTATTTTTGATGGAGCTACATTAGATCAAATTAATGCACTTACTGATGAGGCAGGTATTCCACGTTTTGGACATACATACTTATATGATGGAGGTACAGGAGATCGTTTTGATCAACCAGCAACAGTAGGAGTTATCTACATGCTAAAACTAGGGCACATGGTAGATGATAAGATGCACGCGCGTTCTATCGGACCATACTCTCTTATTACGCAGCAACCTCTTGGAGGTAAGGCGCAGTTTGGAGGTCAGCGTTTTGGTGAGATGGAAGTTTGGGCTCTTGAGGCATATGGAGCTTCGGCAACATTGCGTGAGATCTTAACTGTAAAATCTGATGACGTGATTGGTCGTGCTAAGACGTATGAAAGTATTGTAAAAGGAGAACCTATGCCTGAGCCAGGTCTTCCAGAATCTTTCAACGTATTGATGCATGAACTTAAAGGACTGGGACTAGACATTCGTCTAGAAGAAAAGTAA